The genomic window TAATATATACCACTTTTTCTCAGCTATAGCACAAGTTAAAAccaatttgtatatattgttttcGTCAAAAATTGATGGATTTGGGAAAAATAAactgttcttttcttctttatttttctgtctAAGCAAAATATGGAAATCAAAAGGAAATGTATAGCAACCCGCACGTGTGTTCCTGACTGACCTCATATGGGTGTACCATTTGAAGAATATTTCATTCGAGAAGCACTCCTCCAGTTTAACGGTCCATCCGATGGGAATACcatttatgattattatttgtataaatagtAGATTAGTAGTTATACAATTTTTCTGCTTTCCTCAAGGAAACATGCTTAAGAATTTTAATCGAAGTGATTTATCAAATTGAATGTTATCCATCCTtgaataatgattttaaaagatacttactacaacaacaaaaatatatgtaaaaaaaaaacaacaacacaaaaatattgtaGCGGTCCGACAGAAGGACCCGATCAACCCGGCAGACACGCATCCCCATGCCCTTCGACTCTCCTCCaccaatttctcaaaattttcattatttattacttttggttttcttatcCCATctgaattatattttttgcctcttaatttttaaacaaaCTGATTCTTTCAACTTCTTGAAGCATATGTAGTATACCGCtaaaatgtattttagttattagttcatatttcataaaattagcTAAAATATGTATTACCAGTTGTattatttactttaaaatatatatttgcgCCACTAATAACTTtatggaataaaaaaaaagtcacttaaaatgaaacaaaaagatgtaGATTGGAATGATAGATTGATTACAAAAAATCTACATTAgaaatttcttttgtatttgtcactaattttaaaacatgacCAAAATTTAGAGaacaataatatttgttaGAAGATTTTTACTTATTCATATTCAacttgtataatatatattattgacGAATAAAAGCTCCTGAACTTAATTAACGTTTTTCTGGGTAATAAGTTTGCACGCCTCTCCTCTGTAACATAATCAATTATCATCATGGTCCATGGACATgaaggttttatttttattttttggttcggTTAGAGAAACTTCATAATCATTTACGTTCTTTTCAAAATCCTAATTTTTATGAACATGTAGGAAATAAAGAGATTATGTAATGTGATGTAGGATAAAAAGTGGggaaacaagagaagagacGGTCAGAAATGGACCAACGGTCAAACACCAGACCATCAAATCACATTCACTTAAGTTAGTACAGTGGAGACTTTCATTGGTTTTGCCTTAACGAATTAGGCCAATGTTCTTATCCATCACCGTCCTGTCCAGTTTACCATTTTATCCCATCTTTATACATAATTATATTAGCAATTTAATACGCATGCATATGGGTTCGAATAGTGATCATGGTTGGTCTGTTCTTTTTCTGCGATAAATGTGGTGaatgctttaaaaaaaaaaaaaagtttcatggACGTGTCGTGCCGTGACGACTGACGATGGCACACATATAAATGCGACACACACGATAAAACATTGTAAATATGGTCGATCCAAACCAAcaggagaaaaataaatcgaTTCAAACCAACaattaaaagaataataatagaaattaCCCTAAAATATGACacttattaaatttttatttcaaaaatacgataattagtttatttttctaataataccacaaatttttatgtaaaatatttttattcaatcaaaagaaattacaaataaaattaaaatattatattaagtttcctattttcaatttaaagTTTGTATTTCCTCCATTTAAGTAGagttttggaagaaaaactcaaaaatgtGGTATTTAGAGAATTTCCCCAATTTtgaatgttaaatttttttggttgagatCAATTAATTTGCTTAATTTCTCTATCATTTTACTGCACAATCTTTCGACTTCATCACCATTATACTAAAATGCACAATTATATTCTTATGGTATCTCTCTAACCTTAGTTTgcccattaaaaaaaaaaatggcatcTCTCTAATCTCTAAACCACTTTTTTCATCGAAGTAGTCCTCATTTTATTAGCATTAGGTGACGCAGACACCCCATAtatatgatgaaaaaaaaaaaatatatatatatacatgtttttatgttatataatatgatatcGTTGATTAAGTTTCACGTATGTCGTGAACCAAGCCAAAAAGACAGTTGCCAAAGGCTCtttttcatgattttattttccttgCAACTAATTTAGTTCGTGATTATGTATACGACTAAGTGTTACGTGACACACGGGGTTGATTTGGGTCCATAGTTAGTCGGTAGctaatgatatttacatatcttatgattattaaaatacttaaatctctctctatttctttctacttttatATTCACAAAACTAATCATTTCATCTTTTATATTCGATTGCCCCCAAATGGATACGGCCCATACTTCTATGCTTAACATACCCTTTTCTCACTTTGTCATTTCTCTCTAAACTCTAATTACTGATATGCttctgatgacaaaaaaaaatcaaatactacAAAACTCCAAATGCTAGTGGCCAATAAATAAAAGCACAAACGTCGAcattaatcattttattataaatttaattcgAGACCCCCCGGTCCGCCCATTCAGatctctgtctctttctctcactatatctatctatctacCCACAAACCAATCTTCTAAACACTatagtctctctctctcttcttcatcttctccataaGCTtctaaagatatataaaagCTTGTGACTCTTCTTCACTTAAAGAAATATTTGCTTACGAAAGAAAACCCTATTCTATATATCCTACAGCATACTAAAATCAAAGGGTACGACATTTTTTTCgttcttttaaaaccctaatttgttgtatcaaagaaatcaacaaaggAGCTATGAGCAATACTTTCGAAGAATCACTCAAATCTATGTCATTGGATTACCTAAACCTCTTAATCAACGGTCAAGCTTTCTCCGATGTCACTTTCAGCGTCGAAGGCCGTCTAGTCCACGCTCACCGTTGCATCCTCGCTGCTCGTAGCCTCTTCTTCCGCAAATTCTTCTGTGAATCTGATCCTTCGCAACCCGGAGCTGAACCCGCTAACCAAACCGGATCAGGAGCCAGAGCAGCCGCAGTAGGAGGAGTCATACCGGTTAACTCAGTCGGTTACGAAGTTTTCTTACTTCTACTTCAATTCTTGTACAGTGGTCAAGTCTCAATTGTACCACATAAGCACGAGCCAAGATCGAATTGTGGAGATAGAGGATGCTGGCACACGCATTGCACTGCAGCCGTCGATCTCTCTTTAGATATTTTAGCCGCCGCTCGCTACTTTGGCGTCGAGCAGCTCGCGTTGCTTACTCAGGTACTAATTATCTTTATTTAGGTTAATGATTCTTGTTCTTTGATCTTGATCTTGGTAAACTAATCTACggatttgttttagtttggttCGGTTGAGATGAATTCTGAAACTCTATATATTGATCatgataaacatttttttgttgaagacTATTAACAATAAACATATGTGGATATATAGATAGGAgttgttattttcttgatttcatgtGTAACTAAGCTTAAAGATTGCTTGCATTGCACGTAGTGCAACTTTCTTTCCAGATTTAGACGGCAATGGACTGATGTGTTTTGCACACCGAGAAATTTCCTTAAAATGGAatgatgcttttatttttttaatatacataCTCTTTATTTAGTAGAAAATATCTTCTAAAATAGTAActtggagaaaaaaacagtGATTTTATTAGTAGTCCCAAAAATTGAGAATTGTCTTAATCATTCATTCTGCGATTTTGCATGATATTAGTAATCGCATATTTGTGAGGATCGCTGTTTCCGTTCAGCATTCCCGCAATTTCTCAAATGCAATGACctaatttaaaagaattttatcattttatagGCTTTTAGTGTAACTAGATTTTTCTCGCTTAAGCAATTTTGCCATTTCATTTTGTATTCTTCTCCATATATAATAATCTCTTGAACCATAGTCGCGTGAAACAACTCCTTTataatgaaaatgatattCATCCAATGAAATGGAAGTGGTGGATATATAGTGTCTCTAACTTCaatattgttttgtctttaaagCCAACTGTGTTTTTTTCCCTCACAGAAACATTTGACAAGTATGGTGGAGAAAGCCTCCATTGAAGATGTGATGAAAGTGCTCATAGCTTCAAGAAAGCAAGACATGCATCAATTATGGACTACTTGCTCTTACTTAATCGCCAAATCCGGTCTTCCACAAGAGATTCTAGCCAAACATCTCCCAATCGAACTTGTAGCCAAGATTGAGGAGCTCCGTCTCAAATCTTCAATGCCTCTCCGTTCACTAATGCCTCACCACCATGACCTAACCTCGACTTTAGACCTCGAAGACCAGAAGATCAGGAGGATGAGACGTGCATTGGACTCCTCTGATGTCGAGCTTGTGAAGCTAATGGTGAT from Arabidopsis thaliana chromosome 3, partial sequence includes these protein-coding regions:
- the BOP1 gene encoding Ankyrin repeat family protein / BTB/POZ domain-containing protein (BLADE ON PETIOLE 1 (BOP1); CONTAINS InterPro DOMAIN/s: BTB/POZ (InterPro:IPR013069), BTB/POZ fold (InterPro:IPR011333), Ankyrin repeat-containing domain (InterPro:IPR020683), BTB/POZ-like (InterPro:IPR000210), Ankyrin repeat (InterPro:IPR002110); BEST Arabidopsis thaliana protein match is: Ankyrin repeat family protein / BTB/POZ domain-containing protein (TAIR:AT2G41370.1); Has 4143 Blast hits to 3880 proteins in 336 species: Archae - 25; Bacteria - 266; Metazoa - 1805; Fungi - 185; Plants - 1045; Viruses - 32; Other Eukaryotes - 785 (source: NCBI BLink).), with amino-acid sequence MSNTFEESLKSMSLDYLNLLINGQAFSDVTFSVEGRLVHAHRCILAARSLFFRKFFCESDPSQPGAEPANQTGSGARAAAVGGVIPVNSVGYEVFLLLLQFLYSGQVSIVPHKHEPRSNCGDRGCWHTHCTAAVDLSLDILAAARYFGVEQLALLTQKHLTSMVEKASIEDVMKVLIASRKQDMHQLWTTCSYLIAKSGLPQEILAKHLPIELVAKIEELRLKSSMPLRSLMPHHHDLTSTLDLEDQKIRRMRRALDSSDVELVKLMVMGEGLNLDESLALIYAVENCSREVVKALLELGAADVNYPAGPTGKTALHIAAEMVSPDMVAVLLDHHADPNVQTVDGITPLDILRTLTSDFLFKGAIPGLTHIEPNKLRLCLELVQSAALVISREEGNNNSNDNNTMIYPRMKDEHTSGSSLDSRLVYLNLGATNRDIGDDNSNQREGMNLHHHHHDPSTMYHHHHHHF
- the BOP1 gene encoding Ankyrin repeat family protein / BTB/POZ domain-containing protein (BLADE ON PETIOLE 1 (BOP1); CONTAINS InterPro DOMAIN/s: BTB/POZ (InterPro:IPR013069), BTB/POZ fold (InterPro:IPR011333), BTB/POZ-like (InterPro:IPR000210); BEST Arabidopsis thaliana protein match is: Ankyrin repeat family protein / BTB/POZ domain-containing protein (TAIR:AT2G41370.1).), which codes for MSNTFEESLKSMSLDYLNLLINGQAFSDVTFSVEGRLVHAHRCILAARSLFFRKFFCESDPSQPGAEPANQTGSGARAAAVGGVIPVNSVGYEVFLLLLQFLYSGQVSIVPHKHEPRSNCGDRGCWHTHCTAAVDLSLDILAAARYFGVEQLALLTQCNFLSRFRRQWTDVFCTPRNFLKME